CGAAGCAAGGGATTTAGCTCCACCCAGCCGGGTACACACGGGAGGGCCACCATGCTTGATGGCAAATTCTCCTATACCTGCCAATGTTCCGAGCATGACTTGCGGTATACTTCCCTTACCTGACCATCCCCTAGGGTCCGACTGCTCCAGAAGGGTGACCTGCGTGGTATTGGGTGATAGGGATTCGATTGACCATCCCTGGAGATCGATCTGGGTACGGATGACTGTGGGATCGGTAGATGGAGGGAtgcaagggaaaagggtgGTGTCGTCGATCGAGAATCCAAACAGATggacggaagaaggagatttgTAAGTTGTTCGGAGCATGACAGAGTCACGCGCGCTACAGCCCAAAAACCCCGTGAGCACATATACTACCCTTCCCCCCCCAAAAACGAGTACTTACGATACAGGCCAGGCAGCTTTCGACTGCATATGCCATATATCCGTCAGTTCATTGACGTCCTCTACCAAAGACGCTTCCTCGTGAGTCTTATCCCATACCGGTCGCGCTCCTGGAGTAGCAATCACCGCAAAGAGATCCCATATCCCTACACCGACAAAGACAGCTTCCGCGCGGTAGACGACGAGCGTTTTATCTATGGAATCAAGTTGATGAATCGCGACTCCCCTAGAGTCTAGTACCGGCTTCCATTTGGGTTCGGGTTCTTGTAACAAGGATGTAAAATCTTTTGAAAGTGTCAGATTAGTATTATTATTGATTTTTGATTTCACTCACAGATATAGTTCCGTTTCACCAAGCTCGATATTCCCTTTTGAActacttcttccctctcatcATTCCGTTCCTCTTGCTTGTCGACCGTGGTACTGATCGTCCTCAGGGAGACGCCCGTCATGCTGGCAGTGTCCTCTAATAACGGTCTTTTGGGCCCTTGGCCTGTTTCGTCTGTGGGTTGCATACGCTCAATAGTGATGGGGATACCATTGATGCGCACTCCTGCTGTCGATCCCGTGGTTTGTTCAATCGACATGTTTACACGCACAAGCTCTTCGCCGGGCTCCAACGGTGAATGGGCGAACCGGAGGATGAGTCTCTTGGGTGCGCGAGCGTTCGGGTCAACGGTTGGAGCTTGACCGACAAACGAAGTCCAGAATGTCGAGGGCGTATCCTTGCCTGACTGTGTTTTCACGGTGATCTGTATGTCCCAGCTCTGCGTTGAAGACAGACCAAACTCTACTTGCCGTCTGAGACTTTCTGTCTCTGCGTTTTCTGCCCCATTGTTGACGATTGCGTAATGGACACCAAGAGTGACGCGGGACGTGTCGTACGATACTGAGCCTATGGAGATGTCTGGACCATAGCCCAGAAGCACGGGAACACGATCACTCTTGTCTCGGATATAGTCGACCAGTCCTACAATcaaggagggaagatgtTGTGGAACGCCTCCGCCGACGGCCCAAGTTCCTTTCGGATTCCAGCTCCAGAAGCAGGATATACGGGCTTTGCCGTCCGGTATGTTGTCggcagatgaagatgaggggaGCTGGATGCACCACGCAAGAAGGGAAACGTGGGCACGGACATAGGGTGGAGACGGCCGAAGGTAGGATGGCTCGTGGCGAGACCGAGGgagagaggtggagatgtCTATGATGGTATGGGAATCGACGAGCGTCTTGGATATTGTCACTGTGTCGCGGGGACTGTTGCGATATCAGCGTGTGTCGGGCCTGTGGAGAAACAAGCTGGTGTAAACTGACCTTGACGGCCACCCGAGTCTGTAGTTCGTCTTGGTCACCCTCGTGTGGGCATCCAGCAGGTCCAGCGTGACAGCCTCTTCGACCATACGGTCCCCTTCGGAAAGTCTGATAAGTTTGTGATGCAAAAAGCGGGAAAACTCACATAGCGGCCTCGTTTCCGGTGTAGCGAGGCATCCTCTAAAGGTGTCCACACTTATGTCGCTTCCACAGTCGACGTCTACTGTCGCACGGTAGACGTCGCCGTGCTTTGCGCTCCGCCTGTGGACGGCGACATCTGCCGCGGCAAGCTTCGCGAGGCCTGCTGTGTGTCTGGCGTGTTTCTGGGCGGGCTGTGGGAGGGCGACGGGCTTCCaggcgggggagggggtggaggagtggagggccttgaagaaggcaagggcGGAGTGGAGAGCGTGGGTGTATGCTGCCTCGAGTCTGGGTGTGAGCTGGCGCGGAGTGTGTGGTGCTTACTTTGTGCCGTCGTCGAGGCTGTCGAGGGTCATGCTCGCATGTCTGCGGAGGAGACAAAGAGGAATCCACTTCAAGTGTGTGACAGAGTGGGCCTGAGGCCACGTGGCTTCCACGCGTCTCTCAGCTTTGGCGGCATCCTCCACGCAGTCCCACGTGTCTCTCCAGTCTCCAGCCGCTCTTGCCACGTGGTTTCCACGCGTCTGTCAGGCTTCGGCGGCCCCCGCCCGGCCCCTCGCGACGCCGGCCAAGTTTagtccttctccacctgCAGGCTTCTCCACTCCCATCATCCGTCCGCCATGGCCCGCCTGCCCCCCCTCGCCGTCCTCTTCGCCGCCCTCGGGGCACTCGCCCACGGGGACCACTCCTTCGACCTCTCAGACCAGGCAGACAACGCCCTCTCCTACGCCGAACGCCATGTACGTCCCCGCTCACCCGCTCACCGCTCACGCCCACCCACAGATGCACACAGAACACCACATAGATTCCTTTGACCTcgaatccttcttcaagctccaTGACCTCGACATGAACGGCTACTGGGACGAGCTCGAAATCCAGGCCGTCTACGGACTGCACCACCACTCCCTCAAGGACAAGATGCGCAAGGGAGCACAGGTGGACGCGAGAGCACAGAATATCGTTAGCAAAGTGCTCGAGGCGCTGGATAAAAACCAAGATGGTGCGTGTTCTGCATACAGCGGGGCtaggaaaaggaggacTGACAGTGCGGCAGGGAGGATTTCTCTAGAAGAGTTTCTCGCTGGCGGCACCGAGGGGCTTCCGAGCTTTGAGGGGTATAAGGATTTAGGTCGCAAGTATCAGCATTTGCGCAGCGTCTCGTAACCGGCTGACTTTGGCGCTGCAGATCATTACGATGAAGAATCAGAATAGTAAGTTTTTCCTCGCTATCGTGGCGGTTCGTTGATGTCCTGATTGTAGTTTCCTCCACCATGAAGAAGTAGGCCATCGCTTGCTCATCCTATCTGTTCTTTCTCATTACCACATTTCTTACTCACCACCACTATAGCTGTACCATTCCACGCCCGAGACTCAAACAGACGAGTCATATACCCATCCAGAAGGTCCGTGCGCTCTCACCTCCATGTTATCCCCCGGTCCGAGCTCAACACTGACAACTTGTAGATATCGAACATTTTCAGCGTAaatcccctttccctcatGCTTCTAAAACACCCATcctatatatatacatatacTAACCACACACTGTAAAATCTACAGACCATGCggagattgaagatgaagaagatgctcGTGAACGAAGGTTTGAAGGTCTCCCGCCCACCGCCGACTTGACCAAGGACCACGTCGCGGCCGATCCGCTCGACCACCACGAACACGCTCCCGGGCAAGGACCTTTggatgaaaatgaaaatCCACAAAGCCgcggagatggagacgGAGACGAAAACGATTTCAAACCGGGAGATGAAGTCGaccctcctcctgtccGTGTACCGAAAAGAGTCGACCCCGGAGCTGCTCCGCAACGGATCGTGAAAGCCGGGCATCTGGAGGAACTTGGGGGTCTCAAACAAGCGGCGCTCGAGCAACCTGGCTGGGTGGGCGGTGCACGACCCAAAAGTGCAGAGGAGCGGTTACGGGCCGGTGTACCTTACAGTAAGTCGTCAATTTTCCCCTTTACATATTTCACTCTAGCATCCCAACTAACGAGACGATCCGCAGAATACAAGTATGTAATAATTCAACCCCCCATCCCCAATCATAACTTATTTCGAATGCTAACGTCTCTAGAATGCGCAAGGGTTTCCGGTACGACGAGTTCTAGGTACTTTTTGGAGGGGCTTGTTTACCATGTATTTCATATATCCATCAGAACTTTTGCAACTCGTGACTTTTAAATTCAAGCCATTTTTGTTTAGACATCATCAACCATATGCGCCAAACGCTAGCTTGAATGATAAGAACAATGCATTTCTTGACATTTATCGCTAATCAAGAATATTTACAAGAAAATGTTACATGCAAGAAATAAGACCATCACTCCCTTGGGATGGTATGTTATGATGTATTTTATCTATTGTGAGTCATTTCGCGTCGCGAGAAAAGAACGCGCCggttttttctttctctgaTGTTACAAATGCTCAGGCATCTTTCTTCTAACTTTTCTTTTAACCATAAACTCTGCAATGCCCTAGGTACATCATCAGTTTTAATTTGGCTGTCCAATAAAAAATTAAATTAAATAAAAAAAGACTTACATAGACTAATCCATCGATTACGCCGGCCGACAACACCATCCAGTGGGATATTATGCCAAGTACCGGGTTGCTGCTACCAGAATACGCCATGTCGTATACCAATCTTACTAGAGAGACAGAAAATACAGCCATATACTGCGGAAACCCACCACATATATCAGCATCAGGCCCTTCCATCAATACTTTACGAGTCACGCCCCCAGGGATACGCAACGGAAcgcgaaaaaaaaaaaaaatccaAAAATCcaaaaaaccaaaaaaaaaactcacagCAAAGGGGAAATACAACATTAACAGACTTGCCTGCCGATTGAAATAACTCGTCGCCGATCTCTGCTGACAGCCACCACCATTTTTACCAACAGCCCCAAGTTCAGCTGCCGACATCTGATGCTCTGCGAAAAACTCCTTCAAAGTCTGCCTCTGCTCCTCCGGCGgctcttcgccttcttctttaaCGCCCaccacctttttttctgaTTCCACTAATGCAGGAAAACCCGTTGTACAGCCGGCGGAAGCTATTGTCATTGACGTCTGCGATGCTTCAACGCCAACGCCAACGTCAACGCCTGACGAGCCTATCttgggagatgatgagatgagAGCACTGCCATCGTATGATAATTGAACAGTACCCGACGCATCTTCCGTTTTGCAAGGTGGCGCGATAGCTGACAATGtgttggtggaagaagagcccGACTCCAAGGCTAATGCTCTAAAGTGAGATGCTGGTGGGGGCCTTGCAGCAGCACAGTCATTGACACATGTCACAGTCGCGTCGGGTGCTAAAAGATCCACGTTCCCAACTTGGATAAACTCCATAGCTTCCCATGGTGCTTCAGGATTCACTTCTTTTTTGGGGCTTTGGGGGCAGGCGGCGGAAAGCGTGATGCCCAACTTCTTGCTCAATTTTGCAATAGGCAGACGAGCAGGTTGAGCCGACCGAACGTCGATGATTGACGTTTTGGGAGTAGAATGAAAGGAAAGTTGGATAGTATCTGGGCGGCGAAGAAAGGTGAAAAGACGTGAATAGAGAATGATGGTGACGAGGAAAACAAAAGCTCGTGGGATGAATTGACATATATCGCGGTCCAAACCGACCCTTGCTGAGCGCGTCCCGTAATAACACAAGTTTCCCGTGTTCGTGTACCCTATGTAGTGGTACCATACTAGAAAAAAGCATGAATTAAGCGGTTGTTCCGCATTTTGAAGTCGGATACGTGGGCATCACTTACGGCCAGCATGTAATATGGAAACGCCCCAGATAACTGGCGTGATGACCCAAGAATACCGTTCTAGCAGAAATGTGACACGCGAAAGTGGATGCCGCTATAGCGCGTTTTTCGTCGTTAGTCTTTCGATACAACGCCCTACAAAAACGGCAGCTTTTAACGAAACAACTCACTAAAAGAAGGAACGTGGAAATGACTATAGCCAATGTCCACAGGTGCTGAGTGAAGAGAATCGCGATAAGGATAAAACCTTGTGCATTCTACAAGAGTCGAAAAGCGCATCAGCACCCGCGCGTCCCGTGCAgtataaaaaaaaaagctcACACAACCTGCTGATCCTGTAACCAGCTTTCTGCCGGCCAGATACATGGCATCCGGTGGTAATATAACGACGCTGGTGACACAAAACTGTCAGCTTATCCATTTCATGATGAAATAAAGGGCGGAAAATGTCGCTGCCTAGCGCGTTCACTCACCCCAAAAGAAGGTCGCTGACGACCATTCCTACCAGCAATCTCACACGAAGCTTGCCCTTTCCTTGTCGATGCAGTAACACCAAAAGGTACAACGCTGAGGTGAGAGTGATGGCAGAGATGACTATGCTTCCGATCGCGTTGATGAGAGGATACCGGGGCATCTCTGATCCTTGCCGGACTAGACGGGGGGTGGGGTGTCGTCAAGAGACCTCGCCAGACGGGACTAGCAAGACGTTTGCGATGGAATGGGCAATGGAATAGAGCGAGTCCTGTTGGTAGTATGTATATGTTCCTTTTATGTGTTAATTGATTGATGCCGTCTGCAGCCTATACGATGGCTTGCTACATGTGAAAACTATAAATTGTAAATTGTGGCCGTTGCATAAAAGTATCGGTATCTTCGTATCGCGGGCTCTGCGTGGCTCGGAACACTGAG
The Cryptococcus neoformans var. neoformans JEC21 chromosome 8 sequence genome window above contains:
- a CDS encoding protein secretion-related protein, putative is translated as MARLPPLAVLFAALGALAHGDHSFDLSDQADNALSYAERHMHTEHHIDSFDLESFFKLHDLDMNGYWDELEIQAVYGLHHHSLKDKMRKGAQVDARAQNIVSKVLEALDKNQDDHYDEESEYCTIPRPRLKQTSHIPIQKVHHAEIEDEEDARERRFEGLPPTADLTKDHVAADPLDHHEHAPGQGPLDENENPQSRGDGDGDENDFKPGDEVDPPPVRVPKRVDPGAAPQRIVKAGHLEELGGLKQAALEQPGWVGGARPKSAEERLRAGVPYKYKMRKGFRYDEF
- a CDS encoding expressed protein, which produces MPRYPLINAIGSIVISAITLTSALYLLVLLHRQGKGKLRVRLLVGMVVSDLLLGVVILPPDAMYLAGRKLVTGSAGCNAQGFILIAILFTQHLWTLAIVISTFLLLRHPLSRVTFLLERYSWVITPVIWGVSILHAGLWYHYIGYTNTGNLCYYGTRSARVGLDRDICQFIPRAFVFLVTIILYSRLFTFLRRPDTIQLSFHSTPKTSIIDVRSAQPARLPIAKLSKKLGITLSAACPQSPKKEVNPEAPWEAMEFIQVGNVDLLAPDATVTCVNDCAAARPPPASHFRALALESGSSSTNTLSAIAPPCKTEDASGTVQLSYDGSALISSSPKIGSSGVDVGVGVEASQTSMTIASAGCTTGFPALVESEKKVVGVKEEGEEPPEEQRQTLKEFFAEHQMSAAELGAVGKNGGGCQQRSATSYFNRQASLLMLYFPFAYMAVFSVSLVRLVYDMAYSGSSNPVLGIISHWMVLSAGVIDGLVYGIAEFMVKRKVRRKMPEHL
- a CDS encoding expressed protein; its protein translation is MPRYPLINAIGSIVISAITLTSALYLLVLLHRQGKGKLRVRLLVGMVVSDLLLGVVILPPDAMYLAGRKLVTGSAGCNAQGFILIAILFTQHLWTLAIVISTFLLLRHPLSRVTFLLERYSWVITPVIWGVSILHAGLWYHYIGYTNTGNLCYYGTRSARVGLDRDICQFIPRAFVFLVTIILYSRLFTFLRRPDTIQLSFHSTPKTSIIDVRSAQPARLPIAKLSKKLGITLSAACPQSPKKEVNPEAPWEAMEFIQVGNVDLLAPDATVTCVNDCAAARPPPASHFRALALESGSSSTNTLSAIAPPCKTEDASGTVQLSYDGSALISSSPKIGSSGVDVGVGVEASQTSMTIASAGCTTGFPALVESEKKVVGVKEEGEEPPEEQRQTLKEFFAEHQMSAAELGAVGKNGGGCQQRSATSYFNRQASLLMLYFPFAVSFFFGFLDFWIFFFFRVPLRIPGGVTRKVLMEGPDADICGGFPQYMAVFSVSLVRLVYDMAYSGSSNPVLGIISHWMVLSAGVIDGLVYGIAEFMVKRKVRRKMPEHL